A stretch of the Glycine soja cultivar W05 chromosome 13, ASM419377v2, whole genome shotgun sequence genome encodes the following:
- the LOC114380982 gene encoding uncharacterized protein LOC114380982, with protein MPKKKKKVKQVEPEPSVAVEGGEPIKKKKKKTKPSKEQGDNQPVDVQPPSTDIDGTEVEATPSIAEMGNPVDQPDSPQEQPAVEVQQNVSVEEIPSHARTSPAPETDAVNVEEQGEGQGIGSSSPHGSSQKSSSEENFSDEEAIEEAEAGGSDIYPASSTSKLSASIGIAEDTFIQMQDEDPAAALRLLLNTSQANTSSEKIPGASSSSDAEINSSVRQDCLLLKLSMEYAREDVLKSIEENPSAAFGHLNFLKKLHNPLTSDEILGKVIQIESIIDQFASTVQKKRENGARLDAQKQAHILLLEKARAAQHEVERLTKEAKEGSSEIKACDDNISSWEATIKDLLSQVDDLRQKIVTEQAKRKELQEKAANSIQKLVAEKGREGLKAFSASQAVADEARVMESADQVLTKEMATLKKLYEDLVMH; from the exons ATgcctaaaaagaaaaagaaagtaaagcAGGTCGAGCCTGAACCTTCTGTGGCTGTTGAGGGTGGTGAGCCaatcaagaagaaaaagaaaaagaccaagCCTTCAAAAGAACAAGGTGACAATCAACCTGTTGACGTCCAACCACCTTCGACCGATATTGACGGCACTGAAGTAGAGGCTACTCCTTCTATTGCTGAGATGGGCAACCCTGTCGATCAACCGGACTCACCACAAGAACAACCTGCCGtcgag GTACAACAAAATGTTTCTGTAGAAGAAATACCCTCACATGCTCGAACATCTCCCGCTCCTGAGACGGATGCAGTGAATGTTGAGGAACAGGGTGAAGGTCAAGGCATTGGATCCAGCAGTCCTCATGGATCGAGTCAGAAAAGTTCATCCGAAGAAAACTTTTCCGATGAAGAGGCCATAGAAGAGGCTGAAGCTGGTGGTTCGGACATTTACCCGGCGTCTTCGACATCTAAGCTTTCCGCTAGCATAGGGATCGCAGAAGATACATTCATTCAAATGCAAGACGAAGACCCTGCCGCAGCCCTTCGACTCCTGCTGAACACAAGTCAAGCCAACACCTCAAGTGAAAAGATTCCTGGTGCTTCGTCCTCATCTGATGCCGAAATAAACTCTTCAGTACGCCAAGATTGCCTGCTCCTGAAGTTATCAATGGAATACGCACGGGAAGACGTACTTAAATCCATTGAAGAGAACCCCTCTGCTGCTTTTGGGCACCTGaactttttgaagaaattgcacaACCCCCTTACCTCTGATGAGATTCTAGGCAAAGTTATCCAAATCGAGTCCATTATCGATCAATTTGCAAGTACTGTGCAGAAAAAACGCGAAAATGGCGCCAGACTAGATGCCCAGAAACAGGCACATATCCTTCTGCTCGAGAAAGCCCGAGCTGCTCAACATGAAGTCGAACGTCTCACCAAAGAGGCAAAAGAAGGATCTTCTGAGATCAAAGCCTGCGATGATAACATCTCCTCCTGGGAAGCAACTATTAAGGATTTGCTGTCTCAGGTCGATGATCTAAGGCAAAAAATTGTGACAGAGCAGGCCAAACGCAAAGAACTCCAGGAGAAGGCCGCTAACTCGATTCAGAAACTGGTTGCTGAAAAAGGGAGGGAAGGCCTGAAGGCCTTTAGCGCATCTCAAGCTGTAGCAGATGAGGCGAGAGTTATGGAGAGTGCTGACCAGGTCTTAACTAAAGAGATGGCCACCTTGAAGAAACTATATGAGGACTTGGTCATGCATTAG
- the LOC114382224 gene encoding uncharacterized protein LOC114382224 isoform X1 produces the protein MVMQILLFVAGINTLLRTVLELIAYKSWRFLDFGLLCQMDKRHQLAMLASIIHIVNGDWASLVRALVDMDVVRPGTNIRLVTLELEQALGEVEFKEGIPDVKFSRVLGKIWTVALKHHFPMPPYITLVLRSLASLEGLAIAADTNFNTFEAAYPYVVRKLLTDNSAATRNILHWVLLNEGRSSSDKDFPFS, from the exons ATGGTCATGCAAATTCTGCTTTTTGTAGCTGGCATTAACACACTTCTCCGAACAGTTTTGGAACTAATTGCCTACAAAAGTTGGAG GTTTCTGGATTTTGGTTTGCTCTGTCAAATGGACAAAAGGCATCAGCTTGCTATGCTGGCTTCAATTATTCATATAGTAAATGGTGACTGGGCATCCCTTGTCCGTGCTCTGGTTGATATGGATGTTGTGAGGCCAGGGACAAATATCAGACTTGTTACCCTC GAACTGGAACAAGCCTTGGGAGAAGTAGAATTTAAAGAAGGAATTCCTGATGTGAAGTTTAGCAGG GTTCTGGGAAAGATTTGGACTGTAGCACTCAAGCATCATTTCCCCATGCCACCATATATTACACTTGTCTTGCGATCCCTAGCTTCATTGGAAG GTTTGGCTATAGCTGCAGATACAAATTTCAATACTTTTGAAGCTGCATATCCTTATGTTGTTCGGAAACTTCTCACAGACAACTCAGCTGCAACAAGGAATATATTGCATTGG GTGCTTCTAAACGAAGGAAGGAGTTCCAGTGACAAAGACTTTCCCTTTTCTTGA
- the LOC114382224 gene encoding uncharacterized protein LOC114382224 isoform X2, translating to MFLDFGLLCQMDKRHQLAMLASIIHIVNGDWASLVRALVDMDVVRPGTNIRLVTLELEQALGEVEFKEGIPDVKFSRVLGKIWTVALKHHFPMPPYITLVLRSLASLEGLAIAADTNFNTFEAAYPYVVRKLLTDNSAATRNILHWVLLNEGRSSSDKDFPFS from the exons AT GTTTCTGGATTTTGGTTTGCTCTGTCAAATGGACAAAAGGCATCAGCTTGCTATGCTGGCTTCAATTATTCATATAGTAAATGGTGACTGGGCATCCCTTGTCCGTGCTCTGGTTGATATGGATGTTGTGAGGCCAGGGACAAATATCAGACTTGTTACCCTC GAACTGGAACAAGCCTTGGGAGAAGTAGAATTTAAAGAAGGAATTCCTGATGTGAAGTTTAGCAGG GTTCTGGGAAAGATTTGGACTGTAGCACTCAAGCATCATTTCCCCATGCCACCATATATTACACTTGTCTTGCGATCCCTAGCTTCATTGGAAG GTTTGGCTATAGCTGCAGATACAAATTTCAATACTTTTGAAGCTGCATATCCTTATGTTGTTCGGAAACTTCTCACAGACAACTCAGCTGCAACAAGGAATATATTGCATTGG GTGCTTCTAAACGAAGGAAGGAGTTCCAGTGACAAAGACTTTCCCTTTTCTTGA
- the LOC114382224 gene encoding uncharacterized protein LOC114382224 isoform X3, with translation MDKRHQLAMLASIIHIVNGDWASLVRALVDMDVVRPGTNIRLVTLELEQALGEVEFKEGIPDVKFSRVLGKIWTVALKHHFPMPPYITLVLRSLASLEGLAIAADTNFNTFEAAYPYVVRKLLTDNSAATRNILHWVLLNEGRSSSDKDFPFS, from the exons ATGGACAAAAGGCATCAGCTTGCTATGCTGGCTTCAATTATTCATATAGTAAATGGTGACTGGGCATCCCTTGTCCGTGCTCTGGTTGATATGGATGTTGTGAGGCCAGGGACAAATATCAGACTTGTTACCCTC GAACTGGAACAAGCCTTGGGAGAAGTAGAATTTAAAGAAGGAATTCCTGATGTGAAGTTTAGCAGG GTTCTGGGAAAGATTTGGACTGTAGCACTCAAGCATCATTTCCCCATGCCACCATATATTACACTTGTCTTGCGATCCCTAGCTTCATTGGAAG GTTTGGCTATAGCTGCAGATACAAATTTCAATACTTTTGAAGCTGCATATCCTTATGTTGTTCGGAAACTTCTCACAGACAACTCAGCTGCAACAAGGAATATATTGCATTGG GTGCTTCTAAACGAAGGAAGGAGTTCCAGTGACAAAGACTTTCCCTTTTCTTGA
- the LOC114382220 gene encoding ABC transporter G family member 11-like, with amino-acid sequence MASLLSSNSAAPSHYEVNPNSRFEATLIEETCSAQKPKGTKGGETSGWNNNEREEKGTCLSWKDVRVTASVGKNGSKSILEGLTGYAKPGQLLAIMGPSGCGKSTLLDTLAGRLGSNTRQTGEILINGKKQALAYGTSAYVTQDDTLLTTLTVGEAVHYSAQLQLPDTMPKEEKKERADFTIREMGLQDAINTRIGGWGVKGISGGQKRRVSICIEILTRPGLLFLDEPTSGLDSAASYYVMKRIATLDKKDDVHRTVVASIHQPSSEVFQLFDNLCLLSSGRTVYFGPASAAKEFFASNGFPCPPLMNPSDHLLKTINKDFDQDTELNLGGTVTIPTEEAIRILVDSYKSSEMNHEVQKEVAVLTEKNTSSTNKKRRHAGFLNQCFALTKRSSINMYRDLGYYWLRLAIYIALAISLATIFYDLGTSYRSIQDRGSFLMFVSSFMTFMTIGGFPSFVEDMKVFERERLNGHYSVTAFVIGNTFSAIPYLLLVSIIPGAIAYYLPGLQKDFEHFVYFICVLFACLMLVESLMMIVASIVPNFLMGIITGAGIQGIMIIGGGFFRLPNDLPRPFWKYPMFYVAFHRYAYQGLFKNEFEGLRFATNNVGGGYISGEEILRDMWQVNMSYSKWFDLGILLGMIILYRVLFLINIKTTEKLKPIIVSFMSSSRSSPKPTIQIMQNPNATPLQEVQVI; translated from the exons ATGGCTTCCCTTCTCTCATCTAATTCTGCTGCTCCTAGTCATTATGAAGTTAATCCTAACTCAAGATTTGAGGCTACTTTGATAGAAGAAACATGTAGTGCTCAAAAACCAAAAGGGACCAAAGGAGGAGAAACTTCAGGTTGGAATAATaatgagagagaagagaagggtACGTGCTTGAGTTGGAAGGATGTAAGGGTGACTGCTTCTGTGGGAAAGAATGGAAGCAAATCAATTCTTGAGGGTCTAACTGGTTATGCCAAGCCAGGGCAACTCTTGGCCATAATGGGTCCTTCTGGCTGTGGAAAATCTACACTTCTTGATACCTTAGCAG GGAGATTAGGTTCCAACACAAGGCAAACTGGGGAGATTCTGATCAACGGGAAGAAACAAGCACTGGCATATGGAACCTCA GCATATGTAACACAAGATGATACCTTACTCACAACCTTAACGGTTGGAGAAGCAGTGCACTATTCAGCTCAACTCCAATTACCTGACACCATgcccaaagaagagaagaaagagagagcaGATTTCACAATCAGAGAAATGGGTCTTCAAGATGCCATTAACACCAGAATTGGAGGGTGGGGTGTTAAGGGAATCAGTGGGGGTCAGAAGAGGAGAGTGAGCATTTGCATTGAGATTCTAACTCGACCAGGGCTTCTGTTTCTTGATGAACCAACTAGTGGACTTGATAGTGCTGCTTCCTATTATGTCATGAAAAGAATTGCCACCCTTGATAAGAAAGATGATGTTCACAGAACTGTTGTTGCCTCAATTCATCAACCTAGTAGTGAAGTTTTTCAACTTTTTGACAACCTTTGTCTTTTGTCTTCTGGTAGAACTGTTTACTTTGGACCCGCTTCTGCTGCAAAAGAG TTTTTCGCTTCAAATGGCTTTCCTTGTCCTCCTCTCATGAATCCATCTGATCATTTacttaaaaccataaacaaagaTTTTGATCAG gaCACTGAGTTGAATTTAGGAGGAACAGTAACAATACCCACCGAAGAAGCAATTCGTATCCTTGTAGATTCATACAAGTCATCTGAAATGAACCATGAAGTTCAGAAAGAAGTGGCAGTACTAACTGAAAAG AACACCAGTTCAACAAACAAGAAGAGAAGACATGCTGGCTTCCTTAACCAGTGCTTTGCTCTAACCAAAAGATCGTCCATTAACATGTATCGTGATCTAGGCTATTACTGGTTACGCCTTGCCATTTATATTGCATTGGCTATAAGTTTAGCCACTATTTTCTATGATCTGGGTACTAGTTATCGCTCAATTCAG GATAGAGGTTCATTTCTTATGTTTGTGTCTTCATTCATGACTTTCATGACCATTGGCGGATTCCCTTCCTTTGTGGAGGATATGAAG GTGTTTGAACGTGAAAGACTAAATGGACATTATAGTGTCACTGCATTTGTGATTGGGAACACCTTTTCAGCAATCCCATACTTGTTGTTGGTTTCAATCATTCCTGGGGCTATAGCCTATTACCTACCTGGTCTTCAGAAAGACTTTGAGCACTTTGTGTACTTCATTTGCGTTCTCTTTGCTTGCCTGATGCTAGTAGAGAGCCTTATGATGATAGTTGCAAGCATTGTCCCCAACTTTCTAATGGGTATCATAACCGGGGCTGGAATTCAAGGAATCATGATTATAGGTGGTGGATTCTTTAGGTTAccaaatgatcttcctaggccATTTTGGAAATACCCTATGTTCTATGTTGCATTCCATAGATATGCCTACCAAGGATTGttcaaaaatgagtttgaagGACTAAGATTCGCTACAAATAACGTTGGTGGTGGCTACATTAGTGGTGAAGAGATTCTAAGAGATATGTGGCAAGTGAACATGAGTTACTCAAAGTGGTTTGATCTTGGAATCTTGCTAGGGATGATTATTCTGTATCGTGTTCTCTTTTTGATTAACATCAAAACTACTGAGAAGCTGAAGCCAATCATTGTATCATTCATGTCATCATCAAGGTCTTCACCTAAGCCAACAATACAGATCATGCAGAATCCCAATGCAACTCCTTTACAAGAAGTTCAAGTCATATAA
- the LOC114382223 gene encoding protein EXORDIUM-like 2, which produces MALNYNIALAFSTVLTLLLLPLPTLGELVQEQPLVLKYHNGQLLKGRITVNLIWYGTFTPIQRSIIVDFINSLSSAPNAPLPSTATWWKTTEKYKGGGSSALVVGKQFLHSAYSLGKNLKGKDVLALASKFNELKSITVVLTAKDVAVEGFCMSRCGTHGSTRNVKNAARTAYIWVGNSETQCPGQCAWPFHQPIYGPQTPPLVAPNGDVGVDGMVINLATLLAGTVTNPFNNGYFQGPPTAPLEAVSACTGVFGSGSYPGYPGRVLVDKATGASYNAHGANGRRYLVPAMWDPQTSTCKTLV; this is translated from the coding sequence ATGGCCTTAAATTACAACATTGCCCTCGCCTTCTCTACGGTTCTCACGCTGCTTCTCCTTCCCTTACCAACCCTTGGGGAGCTCGTGCAGGAGCAGCCACTAGTCCTCAAGTACCACAACGGCCAACTCCTGAAGGGGCGCATCACCGTCAATCTCATCTGGTACGGCACCTTCACCCCGATCCAACGGTCCATAATCGTGGACTTCATAAACTCACTAAGCAGCGCGCCAAACGCGCCGCTACCATCGACTGCCACGTGGTGGAAAACCACGGAGAAGTACAAGGGGGGAGGATCCTCTGCGCTCGTCGTAGGGAAGCAGTTCCTACACTCGGCTTACTCGTTAGGGAAAAATCTCAAAGGGAAAGACGTCCTCGCACTCGCGTCCAAGTTCAACGAACTGAAATCCATAACGGTCGTATTAACGGCGAAAGACGTCGCCGTTGAGGGCTTTTGCATGAGCCGCTGCGGGACCCACGGCTCTACCCGCAACGTCAAAAACGCTGCCCGGACAGCTTATATTTGGGTTGGAAACTCCGAAACTCAGTGCCCCGGGCAATGCGCGTGGCCATTCCACCAACCCATTTACGGGCCCCAGACGCCGCCGTTAGTCGCGCCCAACGGCGACGTCGGAGTTGACGGAATGGTTATTAACTTGGCCACTCTTCTCGCTGGCACCGTTACGAACCCTTTCAACAACGGTTACTTCCAAGGCCCCCCGACGGCGCCGTTGGAGGCCGTTTCCGCCTGCACGGGCGTTTTCGGTAGCGGATCGTACCCGGGTTATCCGGGTCGGGTTCTCGTGGATAAAGCAACCGGGGCTAGCTACAATGCGCATGGTGCGAATGGAAGAAGGTACCTCGTGCCAGCGATGTGGGACCCGCAGACTTCGACATGCAAGACCCTCGTCTGA